ATAAAATTTACCATTAATCAGAGACAAGAGAGAAGTCAGATGTCCCTACTAAGAAAGGCAATAGCCATTCCTGGATGATCCCTTAATTGTATAGGTTCTCCCAGCACATCCATCACCCCATCTCTGAGGACATGCACTACGTGCTGTAGGTAAGCATCCACGCTCTACAACAGAGTGAGAACCTAGTCCTGACAAACATTTGATCCATCCTGATTTGCCAGCGTGTTCACTTCCATTCGAATCATACTGAAAAATGGGAATCGGGAATTTTCCTACTTTGGTCTCAAGAGggttgtgctttttaaaatgcctttgaaatttccttttctgacaCTGAGTTGTGATAGTGGTGGGACTCGGGGGGCACTCACACAACAATCCCAATGGATGGCAGGAACCAGCTCACTTCAGCATCTCAGAAAACATGACACTCAGCTGTAGTCATCTACAAGGCAGGCCCATGGTTTCAGTTCCTTGCCCATGTTCCTCCATCAGCCCGTGAAGACAGGCATTTCCCAAGAGCAGCTTATCCCATTATAAAGGGAGGATGAATTCTACTTAGGATAAGGAAAATAAACTGCCCACTGAAACCAGAAGGAGCCTACACAAGTAGCATCACTTAGATGTCTCATCTGGAGATGACTAAAGAACCCTGGAAGAACCTCAAGCCTGATGTTCACATTTGCTTGATgggatgtttgtttgttttttaattgtaatgTTGTTTAATTGACAAAAcctattttctctttattttgccaAGATCTGCTCTATTTCAGGTAGACATCACAAATATCACAGCCTCACGAAAGTGTGAATTTCACACACGTCAGCAGGCCTAACAGCAGCTTTCCTCATTCACCAACATGCTTTGATGCCCAGTGAAATAAACCCAGTTCCGGAACCATTTTCTATAACTCATCTCTAAGTAGCAGCCACAATAGCAATGGCATCAAACTCAGCAGCACCTGGTTTCTGACATACCCAGGAAAAGGGGGCTTTCTTTGCAAAGGAGTAATAGAAAAACACctcacacagaaaaataatcagcaagAAACCCAGGAGTTGCcaactgaagaaataaataaaacaccagCCCACCGCTTCGCGGTCTGGTGAAACTGTTGCTATTGTATGTGCAAAGCTCCAGGAAGCATCACCCACGTTGACCATGTGCAAGTGGTCACCTGGAGGCAGCAGCAAGGGCCCTCTCCGTTGAAGCACGCAAGGGTTTTTTGGCAGGGTGGAAGCCCCTATGGTTAGAGATGAAAACcacaagatgttaaaaaaaaaaaaaaaagcatactccTGGGGCATGGGGCTTTCTCGATGGGTTTCAGATCACAGACCACCTGCCTTGCACAAAGCAGCTTTTGCAGAGCAATTGCAAAGAAGAATTGCAAAGAGAACGATCGAGCACCTGAAGAACTCAGCTGCGTGTCAGCAATGCACGTGCTTGGAGATAAAAAAATACGGATGGATATATGCCATGAAACACCCATCGTCCTTGCTGGGTAATAAAATACGGTGTGCTCTGCCATCCACACGAGACCCCTTGAGTGCATGCAGGTGAAGGCAGCAGAATCCCTGCCAAGAAACGCAACCTGGGGCCTGCAGCCAAAGCACGGGGCTTGCCCGTGACTTCtgtggagctggagctgctgtgaACCCCCGGATGGCTGGGAGACAGCAGGCTGCAGTGGCTGATCCTACCTCAGGCACGAGCATCATCAGTCTGAATCTCTAGGGAAGTCATCGAGGCAAAATCCTTGAGGCACTGTTAAGAACTGATAACAATCAGTGAGCCCAGATTCTGGATTAGAActgaatttcttcagaaaaaaaaattttttcccttaattttgcTACAGATGATGAACACCATCTTTTTACCCAAGAGGGTCCTGATGACATCACATCCTCTCCAAAGAGCGACGCAGCCTCCCAGCTCAAGCGAGAAAGATCATCTCTGCTCCGCCACACCATCGCCGAAGACGGCCACCCCAGGAGAAGATGGCCGGGTCTCCTGCATGGCTACTTCTGCTTGCTCTGGGGCTCTGTGAGTATGGACACAGGGTTGTGCATCACCTTCACTGGGAGGGGCAAGTAAACCCTTTCCACTGAATCCAAGAAATTGGGCTAAATAgttacagggaaaataaaaagcaaacaaaaaaggctgACTTTGAGGTTTGCTCGGTAATTGTGGAGGTAAAGGTGGCATCATCTCAGCCAGCGTAGGGCAGCTGGAGGGGTGGCTGCAGCTTCATACACACTGGGAAGGGAGCCCGGTTGGAGAAGTGGttctggaggggagagggaaggggaaaaaaggggatttAGCAGTCAGTGTTTTTAGGGAGTCACTTCAGATAAGCTGGGAAGGGGTACCATCCCTGAGAAGGTAGCTGAAAGGCTTTGCTGAAGGGCAGCACCCATCTTTAAAGCCCAAGTGGCTGATTGCTGAGCACCCTCCACACACGATCCCAGCAAGAACTCCAATAAAACCTTCAAGTCATCTAGACGGCACGGTCATCCTTTGCATTTGACCTCGCACCCCATGGACAGAGAACAAGGTTTGCCTGGAGGGGACGTGGCTCTTCCCAAGCGGTTCCCATGAGGATTTCTCTCCCGCAGGCTGCCTTGGGATCCAGGGCCAGGGGTACAAGATGACGGCCAGGTTTAGTGACAGCAGCATCACACACCCCCGGCTGGGACAGCGGCTGGTGCTGGAGTGTCTGACCACCAACGATGACAGCGGTGTATTCTGGGTCCGCCTGGACAAGGATGGGACCCTTCACTTCATCGTCTTCATTTCTTCCGTGCCCCGGGCCACCTTCGAGGGGAACAAGATGACATCCACACACTTCGAGGCGACGAAAGGCAGGGATTTCTACCAGCTGGTAGTGAAGTCTTTCATGCCACAGGACGAGGGGAACTATTTCTGCCTCATGAACAGCAACCGAATGCTGTACTTCAGCCCTGGCCagcctgccttcttcccaggtcAGCAACACCTCCACCCAACCTTGCTTAGCTCTGCCAAAATGTCCAGCACCCCCTGCCCATGCCTTTTTTAATCAGTTGCCTCTCCCACAAACCCCATTTCCCTGCTTGCTTGCCCAAGGCATCTTGTGACCAATGCACCCGTCCTCCTGCCAGAGGCTCCCTGCTTGCCGTTCCTTCTCATGGTATCACCCCTGCCCAAAGGCAAAGACGAACGGGTAGACCCAGCAT
This region of Aptenodytes patagonicus chromosome 4, bAptPat1.pri.cur, whole genome shotgun sequence genomic DNA includes:
- the CD8A gene encoding T-cell surface glycoprotein CD8 alpha chain, producing MAGSPAWLLLLALGLCCLGIQGQGYKMTARFSDSSITHPRLGQRLVLECLTTNDDSGVFWVRLDKDGTLHFIVFISSVPRATFEGNKMTSTHFEATKGRDFYQLVVKSFMPQDEGNYFCLMNSNRMLYFSPGQPAFFPVTTTAAPTTPAPTTQRGITEKDPCLKTPNPETIKEKELNFFCDIFIWVPLAGACLLLIAALAVTIRLCQQTRRRRCRCKRPVNGKPNAKPSMPSRHV